The following DNA comes from Kineococcus rhizosphaerae.
CCTCGCCGGTCCGGGCGCAGCGCCCCGCGGACGGTTCGGGCGGGCGTCTCGGCGCGTGCTCGCGGCCGGCTCCTGCTCGTCGGCTCGTGGACGACGGCCGGGCTGTCGTCGGCACCTGACGCGGAAGTCCTCGTCGGCGAGCGCCACGTCGCGCAGGGACCGACGTGGCGGGGCGTTTCCCGGGCCGGGGTGCCGGTCAGTGCCCGGGATCCAGACCGAGGTGCCGGCGCAGGGTGGAGGTCAGGCGCTGAAGGTCGGCCAGCTCCTCCTCGGTGCAGGCGTCGAGGAACAGCTCCTGCACGGCCCGCAGGTGCGCTACGGAGCTGCGCCGGTACGCGGCCGCGCCGTCGTCGGTCAGCACCACGTCCGCGCCGCGGGGGTCGTCCTGCGCCTGTTCGCGGGTGATCAGCCTGCGTCGTTCCCTGCGTCCCCGGTGGTGCGAGAGGCGGCTGCGTTCCCGGTGGATCGTCGCGGCCAGGCTCGAGGGCCGCAGCCGGTGTTCCGGCGCCTCGTGGAGAGCCGGCAGCACCGGGTGGTCGCCCGGGGACAGCCCGGACTCCGACGAGAGGTCTACCCCCGTCCCGTGCAGCACCCGCTGCCGGCGTCGGTCGGGGTCGGCGGCACCCCCCGCGTCCTTCGTCCGGGCCGGTCTGCCGGGTCTGCCCCTGGTGCTGGCCGTCGTCGGCGGTGAACCCCGCCGGTTCGCCCCGCTCATCGACCTCTGCCGCCGCACGAAACGCGTTCTCCCCCGGCTGGTTCGACACGATGACCCCCATCGGACGCGAGCGCGGTTCCCCCTCGCCCGGGCCGGGGCAGTTCGACGCCCAGACCGGTCCCGACGGGGCCTTCGTCGTCGGCGCCCCCGACACCGTCGCGGCGAAGCCGGCCCGGTTCTCCGACCAGCTCGGCGGCATCGACCGGATCTCGCTGCAGATGGCCGACCCCCTGACCTCGCACGCCGAACTCGTGCGCAGCAGCGAACTGCTCGGCGACGACGTGGTCCCCCGGCTGACCGGCCTCTGACGAGCGGTGATGCGGGCCTGCGGGCGCGCAGGGCTTGGAGCCGTGGGTCCTACCAGCGGGCGACGAGGGAGGCCTGCGGATCTCGCGGCTGCACCACCACGACCACGGGACGGGAGCGCGTCGGGATGGGGTGGCTGCCGCCTCACGAACGAGGGGGTGTTCCCCGTCACCGGACCCCGGGATGAGGGGCTGCACACGCTGGGTCGCAGGGCTCGCCGTCGGTGCCTGCCGGTGGTGCGCTGCGGTCTTCTCGTCCTCAGCGCTCCCGGGGCGGGTCCCGCTCGGCGGGCGGGTCCTCCGGGTGTCCCCGAGAACGATCGGGGAACTGGACGCGGTGAGGCCTGCGGTGGTGCTCCCGGGTCGTCCTTCGGACCTCGGAGGGTTCGACGCCACAATCGAAAAAAGCCCCGACCTGCACGAATGCTGGTCGGGGCTTGTCTCGTCGCTGTCTCAACGAGTGTCCGAGGGGGGACTTGAACCCCCACCCACTATACGTGGACTAGCACCTCAAGCTAGCGCGTCTGCCTATTCCGCCACCCGGACGAGTGGTGCTCGCCCGGGTGTTTCCTCCCGTGCGAACGAGGAAAACCCTAGCACGCCAGGGGGGTCGCCCATGCCACTGCTCCACCCGGGGGACGGCTCGTCGGGTCGGCGCGGCGGGGAGCCGATCCACACCGGGTGACTGACGCTCTGGTGCACCCCCTCCCCTCCGGCGACCCGACCGTCGCTGCGCGCGGCCTGGTCGAGGGGATCGAGCGGGTGGTGCGCGGCCGGCTGGCCGTGGTCGAGCTGCTCGTGACGGCTGTGCTCGCGCGCGGGCACGTGCTGATCGAGGACGTGCCCGGCACGGGCAAGACGACGCTGGCGACGGCGTTCGCGGCGTCGGTGGGGGCGCGGTGCTCGCGGGTGCAGGCCACGGCGGACCTGCTGCCGGCGGACGTGACCGGTGCGGGCGTGTGGGACCCGGCCACGGGCGGGTTCCGCTTCGTGCCCGGGCCGGTGTTCGCGCCGGTGCTGCTGGTGGACGAGCTGAACCGCACGTCGCCGCGGACGCAGTCGGCGTTCCTGGAGGCGATGGAGGAGCGGGCGGTGACCGTGGACGGGGTGCGGCACCGGCTGCCGGACCCGTTCGTGCTGATCGCGACGCAGAACTCGGTGGAGCAGCACGGGACGTACCCGTTGCCCGAGGGGCAGCTGGACCGGTTCGCGGTGCGGCTGGTGCTGGGGCCGGTGGCCGAGGACGTGGAGCGCCAGGTGGTGCGCGAGCAGCTGGCGGGCAACCGTCCCGAGGCGCTGTCCCCCGTGCTGGACCTGGCGGGTCTACTGGACCTGCAGGAGGCGACGGCGGCCGTGCACGTGGCCGACGCGACGCTGGACCTGGCGGTGCGGCTGTGCCGGGCCACCCGCACGGACCCGCAGGTCCGTTCCGGGGCGGGCACGCGGGCGGTGCTGACCCTGGTGCGGTGCGCGCAGGGCCGGGCGGTCCTGGCCGGGCGCGACCACGTGCTGCCCGAGGACGTGCAGGCGCTGGTGGTGCCGGTGCTGGCGCACCGGCTGGTGCCCGGCGACGCGCACTCGCTGCTGGGTGAGGACGGGCCGGCGGCGCGGACGGTGGCCCAGGAGCGGCTCGCGGCGGGTCTCGTCCCCGCGGTCGCGGTGGACCTGCAGCGGTGACCGAGCGCTTCCTGAGCGAGCTGGAGACGGAGCTGCCGGGGGGCCGGGGTCTGCGGTGGCGCCCGGTGCTGCTGGCGACGGCGGGGCCGGCGCTGCTGGTGCTGTCGTTCGGGGTCGGGAACCGGTGGCTGACGCTGGTCGGCTGCGCGCTGCTGGCCGCGGTGGCGACGGCGGTGGCGACGATGCCGCCCTTCGGCCGGCTCGCGGTGGCGGTGCGGGTGCCCGCGCGGGCCCGGGTCGGCGAGGTCGTCGAGCACGTGGTGCGGGTGCGCAACACCGCGCACCGCTCGTGCGCGGCGGTCGTGCTGCACCTGGGCGGCGACGGGTTCGCCCACGTGCACGTGGGTGTCCCGGCGCTGCGCGCCGGTGAGGCCGTCGAGCTGCGCGTGCCGCGGGAGGCGCTGGTGCGGGGCCTGAGCGCCGGGCCGGACGTGCTGGTGCAGGCCGCCGACGTCCTCGGGCTGCTGCTGCACCGCCGCCGGGCCCGGCTGGAGGCGCCCGTCGCGGTGCACCCGGCGCCGACGGCGGTGCCCGTGCTGCCGGTCCCGCCGGTGCGGGTGGGGTCGGACGACGTGGCGGGCCTGCGCCCGTTCCGGGCCGGTGACCGCGCGGCCTCGGTGCACTGGCGGGCGTCGGCGCGGCGCGGGCCGCTGTCGTCCCCGGCGGGTCCGTCGCTGGTGGTGCTCGAGCGGGAGGCCGAACCGCTGGGGCAGCTCGTCGTCGTCCTCGGCGGCGGTGAGCCCGAGGGGTTCGAGACGGTCCTGGGCGAGGTCGCGGCGTTGCTGCACGCCGAACGGGCCGCGGGCCGGCGCGTCGCGGTCCTGGACGGCGCCGGGCGGCCGGCGGAGGGCCCGCGGGCCCTGGACGTGCTCGCCGCGGCCTCACCGGCCGGTGAGGCCGCGGTGGCGACCGCGCTCGCGAGCGCCGGCCGGGTGGCCGGTCGGGGTGGCCGGGTGGTGGTCGCGTCGGCGGCCGGGTGGTCGTGGGGTGCAGCGCAGGGTTCGTCGTCGGGTTCGTCGTCGGGTGTCTCGTCGGGGTGGGGGTCGTGGTGAGCTCGGTGCGCGGCGCGGGTCCGGACGCCCTGCTGGGTTCGCACGCGGTGTCGCGGGCGGCGCTGGGGTGCGCTGCGGTGGCGGTGGTGGCCTCGGTGCTGGGGCTGGCGGTGACCGGTGCGGCGCCGTGGGCGGTGGCGGGTTCGTCGGCGGTGGCGGTGGGTGCGGCGCTGCTCCTGCGGGGCTCGCGGGCGGGTGCGCAGCTGGTGGGTGCGCTGGGGGCGGTCGCGGCGCTGGTGTGGTTGCCGGGTCTGGTCGCCGGGCGCGGTGCGCTGGCGGTGTGGCCGGTGCTGGCGGTGGCGTTGGCGGTGCGGCAGTTCGCGGTGGTGCGCTCGGCGCGGGACGTGCGCTCGGTGCTGGGGTTGGCGGTGCTGGTGTCGCTGGCGGCGGCGGGGATCTCCCCGTCGGCGGGGCTGGTGGGCCCGGCGGCGCTGGTGTGGGTGTCGGCGTCGGCGGGGACGGCGTTCTCGGTGCCGCACCGGCCGGTGGACGCTGCGCTGGTGCGGCGGGTGGCCTCGGGGCTGGGCGTGGCGGCGGTGGTGGCGTCGGTGGTGTTCCTGCTGGTGCCGGCGCCGCAGGGTGGTGCCGTGGCCGGGTGGGCGTCCGCGGCGGCGTCCGGGTCCGGCGCGGCGGGGCGGGGCGCCGACGGGCAGGAGGCGGTGGCGCGCAGCGCGCAGGCGTACGCGGGGGGCACGCTGGACCTGTCCTCACGCGGGGAGCTGGCGGCCACGCCGCTGCTGCGGGTGCCGGCGGCCTCGCCGCAGCTGTGGCGGGCGGGGGTGCTGGACGTCTACGACGGCCGGACGTGGTCGGTGTCGGCTCCGCTGGGGCTGTGGACCCCGACGGCGACGGGCTGGGCCTCGGCGGTGGAGGACGGGGCGTCGGCGCGCGAGCGCACGGACCGGGTGGTCCCGCTCGGGTCCTACGACGCGGTGGTGAGCGCGGGGTCGCCGGTGGCGCTGCGGCCGGTCCCGTCGTCGTCGCAGGGACCGTTGTCGTTGCGGGACGACGGTTCCGGGGTTTCCCTGTCGTCGGCCGACGTGCCGTACGACGTGGTGTCGCGGCAGGTCCCGTCGCTGGAGTCGGACGTGGTGCGGGTGTCGGGGACGGCCGGCCCGCTGGAGCGGGAGCGGTGGGTGCAGCTGCCGGCGGACCTGCCGCGGCGGGTGCGGGACCTGGGCGTGGGGCTGGTCGCGTCGTCGGGGCCCACCGGGGCGCAGGACCCGGTGGCGGCGGCGCGCGCGGTGTCGGCGTACCTGCGCGAGCACGAGCGGTACGCGCTGGACGCCCCGGTGCCGCAGGAGGGTGCGGACGCGGTGGAGCGGTTCCTGTTCGTGGACCGGGTCGGGTTCTGCGAGCAGTTCGCGAGCGCGGAGGTGGTGCTGCTGCGCTCGGCGGGGGTCCCGGCGCGGTTGGTGACGGGGTTCTCCGGTGGGGCGCACGAGGGCGGGGAGCGGGTGCTGCGCGCGCAGGACGCGCACGCGTGGGTCGAGGTGTGGGTCCCGGGGACGGGGTGGGTCTCCTCGGACCCGACGGCGGGGGCCGCGCTGGCCGGTGCCGGGTCGGGGTCGTGGTGGCAGCGGGCGTGGTCGTGGGTGCAGCGCAGCGTGTCGGCGGTGCTGGACTCGCCGGCGGCGCGGGCCTGGACCGCCGGGGGTGTGCTGGCCGGGGCCGCGCTGGTCGGCTGGTTCGCGTGGTGGTCGCCTCGTCGCCGGCGCCGGAGTCCGCAGCTGTCGCAGGTGCCGGTGGCGCGGCGCGGGGACGCGTCGGTGGTGGCGCTGCTGGTGGCGGTGGACGGTTTCGAGGCGGTGCTGGACCCGTCGCTGCGCCGCGGCGCCAGCGAGGGGGTCTCGTCGTGGCGCGAGCGGCTCGCCGGGGCCGGGCCGGCGGGGGTGCCGGGGCCGGTGTGGCAGGAGGCGCGGGGGGCTCTGTCGGTGCTGGAGCGGGTGTGCTTCGCGCGGGCGCTGCCGGCGCGGGGGGAACTGCAGCGGGCGCGCGAGGCGTTGGAGTCGGCGTCGGCGGCGGTCCTCGGCCTGCGGTCGGGTCCGGCGGCGAGCACAGTGTTCGTCGGCGGTTAACCTGAGGTCCCGCCCGCGCGGCCAACGATAGATCGGGGAAGCCCTTGTTCGACCCTTCCAGCTCCGACGCTGCCTCCGCGCACCGCGTGGGGTCGCCCTTCCAGGGGAACTCGACGTTCGCCCCGGCCAACGCCGCGCTGTTGTCCATCTCGCACGTCGAGGCGCCGGTGGTGGTGCCGTCCTCGCACTTCGACGAGGTGCTGGCCCCGACGCTGGAGCGGTTGCGGCTGCGGCCGGGGCTGCTGGAGAAGGTGGCCGGGGTCCGCGAGCGCCGGTGGTGGGCGCCGGGGCAGAAGGCCTCGGACGTGGCCGCCGAGTGCGGGGCGAAGGCGCTGTCGGAGGCGGGGGTCGACGCCTCGCAGGTCGGGATGGTGATCTCGACGACGGTGACGCGCCCGCACCTGGAGCCGGCGGTGGCCACGAGCGTGCACCACGGGATGGACCTGCCGACCTCGGCGCTGAACTTCGACATCGCCAACGCGTGCCTGGCGTGGGTGAACGGGGTGCAGGTGGCGTCGGCGATGATCGACGCGGGGATGGTCGAGTACGCCGTGGTCCTGGGCGCCGAGGACGTGCGCTCGATGCACGAGGGCACGGTGGCGCGGCTGCAGCGCGAGGGCATCACGCGCAAGGACTTCCTCAACGAGTTCGCGACGATGACGCTGGGCTGCGGTGCGGCGGCGGCGGTCATCGGCCGGGCGGACCGGCACCCGGAGGGGCACCGGATCGTCGGCGGGGTCTCGCGGGCGGGCACGGCCCACCACGAGCTGTGCATCGGGGACATGAACCACATGCGCACCGACGCCAAGCTGATGCTGACCGAGGGCATCGAGATCGTCGTGGACGCCTTCGAGGCCGGGGACGCGCTGTGGGGGTGGCGGGAGGCGAAGAAGTTCGTCATCCACCAGATCTCGCGGGTGCACACCGAGACGCTGGTGAGCCGGATCGGGGTGGACCCGGCGAAGGTGCCGATGACGTTCCCGACGTGGGGCAACGTGGGTCCGATCTCGCTGCCGATGACGCTGGCGAAGTCGGCGCCGGAGTTCTCCCCCGGCGACAAGGTCATGGCGATGGGCGTGGGCTCGGGGCTGAACACGGCGATGCTCGAGCTGGCGTGGTGAGCGCGGCCCTCCCCGACACCTCCTCCCCCTCCCCCGCGGTGGTCCTGCCCGCGGTGCGTCCGCCGGCGGACCTGCCGGGCTGGGACCCGCGGTGGTCGCGGCTGGTGCGGGCGCGCGACCACGCCGGGGTGGAGCGCACGTGGCACGTGCTGGACACCGCCCCCGGGGCCGGGGACGGCGACGTGGTCGGCACGTTGCTGTGCGTGCACGGCAACCCGACGTGGTCGTACCTGTGGCGGCACCTGGCGAGCGCGGCGTCGGCGGTGCAGCTGGGCTGGCGCGTGGTGGCGGTGGACCAGCTGGAGATGGGGTTCTCCGAGCGCACGGGCACGACCCGGCGCCTGGCGCAGCGCGTCGAGGACCTGGCCGGTCTGGTCGAGGCGCTGGCGCTGTCGGGCAAGGTCGTGGCCGTCGGTCACGACTGGGGCGGGATCGTCGTGTCGGGCTGGGCGGCGACGCACCCGACGTCGGTGGACGTCACCGGCCTGGTCGTGGCGAACACGGCGGCGAGCTGGCCGGCGGACGCGGGCGCGCCGGGGGTGCTGAAGGCGGTCCTGGCGCCGGGGGTGCGGCGGTGGGCGACGTCGGGCTCGGAGGCGTTCTTGCGCACGACGCTGGCGTTGCCGCGACCGGCGCTGCCGGCGGCGGTGAAGGCGGCGTACCGCTCGCCGTACTCCTCCAAGGCCGAGCGGGCGGGCATCGACGCGTTCGTGGCGGATGTGCCGGTGGGTGCGCAGCACCCGAGCCGGGCGGCGCTGGACGCGGTGAGCGCCGGGATCGGCCGGCTGGCCGCGGCGGGGGTCCCGACGCTGGTGGCGTGGGGCCCGCGGGACCCGGTGTTCGGCGAGTGGTTCCTGCGGGACTGGCGCGCGCGGGTGCCGCACGCGGACGTGCACCGCTTCGAGGGCGCCTCGCACCTGACGCCGGAGGACCCGGGGTTCGCGGACCTGGTGCTGCGCTGGCTGGACGCGCGCGTCCTGGACCCGGGGGTCGGTCAGGACGCCGGCGCCGCGCCCGCCCCCGGGCCGGACGTGCCGCCGATGTGGGCGGCGTTGCGGCAGCGCTCGGGCGACGCGCGGGTCGCCGACGGTCCGGCCGTGGTGGAGATGCGCCCGGACGGGTCGTCGCGGGCGGTGTCGTGGGGGCTGCTGGCCCGGCGCACCGAGGAGCTCGCGGCGGGGTTCGCCGCGCGCGGGGTGCGCGCCGGGCAGCGGGTGTCGCTGCTGGTGCCGCCGGGCGCGGACCTGACCGCGGCGCTGTACGCGCTGCTGCGCCTGGGGGCGGTGGCGGTCGTGGCCGACGCCGGGCTGGGGGTGCGCGGGCTCTCGCGCGCGGTCACCGGCGCCGGGGTGGACTGGGTCGTGGGTGTGCCGAAGGCGCTGCTGGCGGCGCGGGCGCTGCGCTGGCCCGGGCAGCGGGTCGCCGTCGCCGAGCTCGTCGCGATCGCCGAGCAGGGCGCGGCGCGGCTGGCCGCGGGGACCGCGCTGCCCGCCGAACCGGGGCCGCAGGCCGAGGGGGCCGTGCTGTTCACGTCGGGCTCGACGGGACCGGCGAAGGGGGTCGTGTACACCCACGGCCAGCTCGCGCAGCTGGCGCAGGCCATGGGCCGGGTCATCCGGATCGGGCCGGGGCAGCCGCTGGTGTCGGCGTTCGCGCCGTTCGCGCTGTTCGGGCCCGCGCTGGGAGCCACGTGCGTGGTGCCGGCGATGGACGTCACGAAGCCGGCGACCTTGACGGCGAGCGCCCTGGCGGACGCGGTCGCGGCGGCGGCGGCGACGTCGGTGTTCCTGTCCCCGGCGGCGGTGGTGAACGTGCTGGCCACCGCCGGCGGCCTCGACGGGGCGCAGCGCGCGGCGCTGGG
Coding sequences within:
- a CDS encoding transglutaminaseTgpA domain-containing protein, which encodes MGCSAGFVVGFVVGCLVGVGVVVSSVRGAGPDALLGSHAVSRAALGCAAVAVVASVLGLAVTGAAPWAVAGSSAVAVGAALLLRGSRAGAQLVGALGAVAALVWLPGLVAGRGALAVWPVLAVALAVRQFAVVRSARDVRSVLGLAVLVSLAAAGISPSAGLVGPAALVWVSASAGTAFSVPHRPVDAALVRRVASGLGVAAVVASVVFLLVPAPQGGAVAGWASAAASGSGAAGRGADGQEAVARSAQAYAGGTLDLSSRGELAATPLLRVPAASPQLWRAGVLDVYDGRTWSVSAPLGLWTPTATGWASAVEDGASARERTDRVVPLGSYDAVVSAGSPVALRPVPSSSQGPLSLRDDGSGVSLSSADVPYDVVSRQVPSLESDVVRVSGTAGPLERERWVQLPADLPRRVRDLGVGLVASSGPTGAQDPVAAARAVSAYLREHERYALDAPVPQEGADAVERFLFVDRVGFCEQFASAEVVLLRSAGVPARLVTGFSGGAHEGGERVLRAQDAHAWVEVWVPGTGWVSSDPTAGAALAGAGSGSWWQRAWSWVQRSVSAVLDSPAARAWTAGGVLAGAALVGWFAWWSPRRRRRSPQLSQVPVARRGDASVVALLVAVDGFEAVLDPSLRRGASEGVSSWRERLAGAGPAGVPGPVWQEARGALSVLERVCFARALPARGELQRAREALESASAAVLGLRSGPAASTVFVGG
- a CDS encoding alpha/beta fold hydrolase; the protein is MSAALPDTSSPSPAVVLPAVRPPADLPGWDPRWSRLVRARDHAGVERTWHVLDTAPGAGDGDVVGTLLCVHGNPTWSYLWRHLASAASAVQLGWRVVAVDQLEMGFSERTGTTRRLAQRVEDLAGLVEALALSGKVVAVGHDWGGIVVSGWAATHPTSVDVTGLVVANTAASWPADAGAPGVLKAVLAPGVRRWATSGSEAFLRTTLALPRPALPAAVKAAYRSPYSSKAERAGIDAFVADVPVGAQHPSRAALDAVSAGIGRLAAAGVPTLVAWGPRDPVFGEWFLRDWRARVPHADVHRFEGASHLTPEDPGFADLVLRWLDARVLDPGVGQDAGAAPAPGPDVPPMWAALRQRSGDARVADGPAVVEMRPDGSSRAVSWGLLARRTEELAAGFAARGVRAGQRVSLLVPPGADLTAALYALLRLGAVAVVADAGLGVRGLSRAVTGAGVDWVVGVPKALLAARALRWPGQRVAVAELVAIAEQGAARLAAGTALPAEPGPQAEGAVLFTSGSTGPAKGVVYTHGQLAQLAQAMGRVIRIGPGQPLVSAFAPFALFGPALGATCVVPAMDVTKPATLTASALADAVAAAAATSVFLSPAAVVNVLATAGGLDGAQRAALGTVTTLLSAGAPVPTPLLQRVRELMPLADPRTPYGATEVLPATDVGLSDILDAGEGEGICVGRPVEGVTVALAPLDADGRAGAELLTTPGVVGEVVVGGEHVKDHYDQLWGTQAASVDVRPSATLLGAVRAGRWHRTGDVGHLDERGRVWIEGRLAHVVTTAGEVVTPVGPEQRAERVAGIARAAFVGIGPRAACQFAVVAEASDPVRRTTVADPVLAQAVRVATGRNLAAVLLVPALPTDVRHNSKIDRVRVQAWAERALAGERAGRLA
- a CDS encoding 3-oxoacyl-ACP synthase III produces the protein MFDPSSSDAASAHRVGSPFQGNSTFAPANAALLSISHVEAPVVVPSSHFDEVLAPTLERLRLRPGLLEKVAGVRERRWWAPGQKASDVAAECGAKALSEAGVDASQVGMVISTTVTRPHLEPAVATSVHHGMDLPTSALNFDIANACLAWVNGVQVASAMIDAGMVEYAVVLGAEDVRSMHEGTVARLQREGITRKDFLNEFATMTLGCGAAAAVIGRADRHPEGHRIVGGVSRAGTAHHELCIGDMNHMRTDAKLMLTEGIEIVVDAFEAGDALWGWREAKKFVIHQISRVHTETLVSRIGVDPAKVPMTFPTWGNVGPISLPMTLAKSAPEFSPGDKVMAMGVGSGLNTAMLELAW
- a CDS encoding AAA family ATPase, yielding MTDALVHPLPSGDPTVAARGLVEGIERVVRGRLAVVELLVTAVLARGHVLIEDVPGTGKTTLATAFAASVGARCSRVQATADLLPADVTGAGVWDPATGGFRFVPGPVFAPVLLVDELNRTSPRTQSAFLEAMEERAVTVDGVRHRLPDPFVLIATQNSVEQHGTYPLPEGQLDRFAVRLVLGPVAEDVERQVVREQLAGNRPEALSPVLDLAGLLDLQEATAAVHVADATLDLAVRLCRATRTDPQVRSGAGTRAVLTLVRCAQGRAVLAGRDHVLPEDVQALVVPVLAHRLVPGDAHSLLGEDGPAARTVAQERLAAGLVPAVAVDLQR
- a CDS encoding DUF58 domain-containing protein — protein: MTERFLSELETELPGGRGLRWRPVLLATAGPALLVLSFGVGNRWLTLVGCALLAAVATAVATMPPFGRLAVAVRVPARARVGEVVEHVVRVRNTAHRSCAAVVLHLGGDGFAHVHVGVPALRAGEAVELRVPREALVRGLSAGPDVLVQAADVLGLLLHRRRARLEAPVAVHPAPTAVPVLPVPPVRVGSDDVAGLRPFRAGDRAASVHWRASARRGPLSSPAGPSLVVLEREAEPLGQLVVVLGGGEPEGFETVLGEVAALLHAERAAGRRVAVLDGAGRPAEGPRALDVLAAASPAGEAAVATALASAGRVAGRGGRVVVASAAGWSWGAAQGSSSGSSSGVSSGWGSW